The proteins below are encoded in one region of Thermococcus peptonophilus:
- a CDS encoding COG2426 family protein: protein MNSLLEVFLLSLVPTFEGRYAIVYGIGRGYPLWGTLLAAAFGVLILSIVLPALLPLIDRLMLWLEETPFRKIARLYLYYVERARKKAHPYVEKWGFIGLTVFVAVPLPGTGVWTGALAAYLFGIEKRQTVPALILGGLLSMGITVGPALGLLK from the coding sequence TTGAACAGTCTCCTTGAGGTCTTCCTGCTCTCGTTGGTTCCCACCTTTGAGGGACGCTACGCCATAGTCTATGGAATTGGGAGGGGATACCCGCTATGGGGAACTCTCCTGGCGGCAGCTTTCGGGGTTCTGATCCTGTCCATTGTTCTACCAGCTCTTCTCCCGCTGATAGACAGGCTAATGCTCTGGCTTGAGGAGACCCCTTTTAGGAAGATTGCCCGCCTGTATCTCTACTATGTCGAAAGGGCAAGAAAGAAGGCCCATCCCTACGTTGAGAAGTGGGGGTTTATAGGCCTTACTGTTTTCGTTGCAGTTCCATTGCCCGGAACTGGTGTGTGGACCGGGGCCCTAGCGGCTTACCTGTTCGGTATTGAGAAGAGGCAGACAGTCCCTGCTCTCATACTGGGTGGTCTTCTGAGCATGGGAATAACAGTAGGACCCGCCCTCGGACTTTTAAAGTGA
- a CDS encoding MutS-related protein, translated as MALKLNPEARAVYRDIASQIKSRLVLKESSEYLENFSPTNDRGEILKRQEYLREALKRVKPGIRELIERARPIRFTRDYLHDRVLLVDESELEAARRLGLCDVTTNPEEAEGYPLVLSTIGYGIDVELLPSQVAPELYIIPLWENRETLKALEEIGELTGEGSVAGEILEHLAPFGEVVEKEKLLGSLDELIAEKERALNERIEEKLEKFSLTLTGRDLVKFLNELREGNYEAIFSHFREIEGEILDMINEAESELSKVLGLHVELFSREELYPVRVPPEVVESLRTELERELKVEVYMKARGIAEKVRPLLPKLREELSKIRELDFLQAVKAFTEGFTFPEIAERGIAFLNGQHLFIENPQPVSYIVGEKSEWFNVPDAENVMGENVVILTGANSGGKTSLLELITQISILAHMGFPVPAERARVGVLDELFFFRRKRSVYGAGAFETALRSFVRSLRGKGNKLILIDEFEAITEPGAAVKIIGELLKVAHDKGFHVVIVSHLGEDLKKELPFARVDGIEAKGLDENLNLIVDRQPVFGRLGRSTPELIVERLARKARGAEKEIYKRILRKFR; from the coding sequence ATGGCGCTGAAGCTCAACCCGGAAGCCAGGGCGGTTTACAGGGATATAGCATCTCAAATCAAGTCCAGGTTAGTCCTCAAAGAGAGCTCCGAATACCTTGAGAACTTTTCCCCAACTAACGACCGCGGGGAGATATTGAAGAGGCAGGAATACCTGAGAGAGGCCCTTAAAAGAGTTAAACCAGGCATTAGGGAGTTAATAGAGAGGGCCAGACCCATCCGCTTCACTCGCGACTACCTGCACGACAGGGTTCTCCTCGTTGATGAGTCAGAGCTGGAAGCCGCTAGGAGGCTCGGCCTCTGCGACGTGACGACCAATCCAGAGGAGGCCGAAGGCTACCCGCTCGTCCTGAGTACGATCGGCTACGGCATCGACGTAGAGCTTCTGCCATCGCAGGTCGCTCCAGAGCTCTACATCATTCCTCTCTGGGAGAACAGAGAGACGCTCAAGGCCCTTGAGGAGATAGGGGAGCTGACCGGCGAGGGCAGCGTTGCCGGCGAGATTCTCGAACACCTGGCACCCTTCGGGGAGGTCGTTGAGAAGGAAAAGCTTCTAGGATCTCTGGATGAACTCATAGCCGAGAAGGAGAGGGCGCTGAACGAGAGGATAGAGGAGAAGCTTGAGAAGTTCAGCCTCACCCTCACTGGAAGAGACCTCGTGAAGTTCCTGAACGAGCTGAGGGAGGGCAACTACGAGGCCATTTTCTCTCACTTCCGCGAAATTGAAGGGGAAATCCTTGACATGATAAACGAGGCCGAGAGCGAGCTTTCAAAGGTTCTTGGCCTTCACGTGGAGCTTTTCTCGCGCGAGGAGCTTTACCCGGTCAGAGTCCCGCCAGAGGTCGTTGAGAGTCTGAGAACCGAGCTTGAGCGGGAGCTGAAGGTCGAGGTTTACATGAAGGCGAGGGGGATAGCGGAAAAGGTGAGACCGCTCCTTCCAAAGCTCAGGGAGGAGCTTTCAAAAATCAGGGAGCTCGACTTCCTCCAGGCGGTGAAGGCATTCACGGAGGGCTTCACCTTTCCAGAGATAGCTGAAAGAGGGATAGCCTTTCTGAACGGGCAACACCTCTTCATAGAGAACCCGCAGCCGGTTAGCTACATTGTCGGAGAAAAGTCAGAGTGGTTCAACGTTCCAGACGCAGAGAACGTGATGGGTGAGAACGTCGTTATCCTAACTGGAGCCAACAGCGGTGGAAAGACGAGCCTGCTAGAGCTGATAACTCAGATTTCCATTCTTGCCCACATGGGCTTTCCTGTTCCTGCCGAGAGGGCCCGCGTCGGAGTCCTCGACGAGCTGTTCTTCTTCAGGCGGAAGAGGAGCGTCTACGGCGCCGGTGCCTTTGAGACTGCCCTCAGGTCGTTTGTGAGGTCTCTCCGCGGAAAGGGGAACAAGCTCATTCTCATAGACGAGTTTGAAGCAATCACAGAGCCGGGAGCGGCCGTCAAGATAATCGGCGAGCTGTTGAAGGTCGCCCACGATAAGGGCTTTCACGTGGTTATAGTCTCCCACCTGGGGGAAGACCTCAAGAAGGAACTGCCCTTCGCGAGGGTTGACGGGATAGAGGCGAAGGGCCTTGACGAAAACCTGAACCTCATAGTGGACAGACAGCCTGTATTCGGAAGGCTCGGAAGGAGCACGCCCGAGCTGATCGTCGAGAGGCTAGCGAGAAAGGCCAGAGGTGCAGAAAAGGAGATATACAAGAGGATCCTGAGGAAGTTCAGGTGA
- the gyaR gene encoding glyoxylate reductase: MKPKVFITRAIPENGIAILKEHFEVEVWPEEREIPREVLLEKVRDVDALVTMLSERIDSEVFDAAPRLRIVANYAVGYDNIDVEEATRRGIYVTNTPDVLTDATADFAWTLLLATARGLIEADNFTRSGEWKRRGIAWHPRWFLGYDVYGKTIGIVGFGRIGQAVARRARGFGMRILYYSRSRKPDAEKELGAEFKPLDELLRESDFVVLAVPLTKETQYMINEERLRLMKKTAILVNIARGKVVDTKALIKALKEGWIAGAGLDVYEEEPYYNEELFSLKNVVLAPHIGSATYGAREGMAELVARNLIAFKNGEVPPTLVNKEVVKVRKPGF; the protein is encoded by the coding sequence ATGAAGCCTAAGGTTTTCATAACCCGTGCCATTCCCGAGAACGGCATCGCGATATTGAAGGAGCACTTTGAGGTTGAGGTATGGCCTGAAGAGCGTGAGATACCCAGGGAGGTTCTACTCGAGAAGGTCAGGGATGTTGATGCTCTCGTGACCATGCTCAGCGAGAGGATTGACAGTGAGGTCTTCGACGCCGCTCCAAGGCTGAGGATAGTCGCCAACTACGCGGTCGGCTACGACAACATAGACGTCGAAGAGGCCACAAGGAGGGGCATCTACGTCACCAACACGCCCGACGTCCTGACCGACGCCACTGCTGACTTTGCCTGGACGCTCCTCCTAGCAACGGCCAGGGGGCTGATAGAGGCCGACAACTTCACTCGCTCCGGAGAGTGGAAGAGGAGAGGAATTGCCTGGCATCCACGCTGGTTCCTGGGTTACGACGTTTACGGAAAGACGATCGGAATAGTCGGCTTCGGAAGAATCGGTCAGGCAGTTGCTAGGCGCGCAAGGGGGTTTGGCATGAGAATCCTCTACTACTCTAGGAGCAGAAAACCAGATGCAGAGAAGGAGCTTGGGGCTGAGTTCAAACCTCTGGATGAGCTGTTGAGGGAGAGCGACTTCGTTGTCCTGGCAGTGCCACTGACGAAGGAAACTCAGTATATGATAAACGAGGAAAGGTTGAGGCTCATGAAGAAGACCGCCATACTGGTGAACATAGCGCGCGGCAAGGTCGTGGATACAAAAGCCCTCATAAAGGCCTTGAAAGAGGGGTGGATCGCTGGGGCTGGCCTCGACGTCTATGAGGAGGAGCCCTACTACAACGAGGAGCTGTTCAGCCTGAAGAACGTCGTTCTGGCGCCGCACATAGGGAGCGCGACGTACGGAGCCAGGGAGGGCATGGCGGAGCTGGTCGCGAGAAACCTCATAGCGTTCAAGAACGGCGAGGTGCCGCCGACTCTCGTGAACAAGGAAGTCGTGAAGGTTAGAAAACCCGGCTTCTGA
- a CDS encoding TIGR02253 family HAD-type hydrolase, protein MIKAVLFDLDDTLVDTTKLAELARKNAVENMVRHGLPVDFNTAYNELLELINEYGSNFGRHFDYLLRRLDLPQNPKWVAAGVIAYHNTKFAYLRSVKNSRRVLLELKREGYKVAVVTDGDPIKQWEKILRLELDEYFDEVFISDYLGVKKPHPKIFLKALKKLDVKPEEAVMVGDRLYSDIYGAKNVGMVTVWFRYGKYRDKEMEYVEYADFTIERLEDLLKIIRGLNNEEKVSSDTEVHAD, encoded by the coding sequence ATGATTAAGGCTGTCCTCTTTGATCTTGACGATACCCTTGTGGATACAACAAAACTTGCCGAGCTCGCGAGAAAGAACGCCGTTGAGAATATGGTGAGGCACGGGCTTCCCGTTGATTTCAATACCGCTTACAACGAGCTCCTTGAGCTGATAAACGAGTACGGGAGCAACTTCGGCAGGCACTTTGACTACCTGCTCAGAAGGCTTGACCTTCCCCAGAACCCGAAGTGGGTAGCCGCGGGTGTGATAGCCTACCACAACACGAAGTTTGCCTATCTAAGAAGCGTGAAGAACTCTAGGAGGGTTCTGCTCGAGCTTAAACGCGAGGGTTATAAGGTGGCTGTCGTGACCGACGGCGACCCGATAAAGCAGTGGGAGAAGATACTCCGGCTGGAGCTGGATGAGTACTTTGACGAGGTCTTCATCTCCGACTACCTCGGAGTTAAGAAGCCCCACCCGAAGATATTCCTGAAGGCCCTCAAAAAGCTCGATGTAAAGCCGGAAGAGGCAGTCATGGTTGGAGATCGTCTCTACTCGGACATTTACGGTGCCAAAAACGTTGGGATGGTCACGGTATGGTTCCGGTACGGCAAGTACAGAGACAAGGAGATGGAGTACGTCGAGTACGCTGATTTCACTATAGAAAGGCTTGAAGACCTTCTTAAGATAATCAGGGGGTTAAACAATGAGGAGAAAGTCAGTTCAGATACGGAAGTTCATGCTGATTGA
- a CDS encoding ASCH domain-containing protein codes for MRRKSVQIRKFMLIDSAYKSRILRGDKVTTIRYGDYEAKPGSEVYLVITPSDTAVAKVRITKVEKKKVRELTNEDAKLDGFSDVKELLRELSKIYGELHGDDEVTIIGFEVVKRFEDGIPLKWLKGLNYREPEEIARLYLENQEKLNLNREADFILRRIYNEGLGRAVRTFGPKRVQNALLKAYHQLYAEGLI; via the coding sequence ATGAGGAGAAAGTCAGTTCAGATACGGAAGTTCATGCTGATTGACTCGGCCTATAAATCCCGCATACTGCGGGGCGATAAAGTCACCACGATCCGCTACGGCGACTACGAGGCGAAGCCAGGGAGCGAGGTCTATCTGGTAATAACGCCGAGCGATACCGCCGTTGCCAAGGTGAGGATAACCAAAGTGGAAAAGAAGAAAGTCAGGGAGCTCACGAACGAAGACGCCAAACTGGACGGCTTTTCGGACGTTAAAGAGCTCCTCCGTGAGCTCTCAAAAATATACGGAGAGCTTCACGGTGACGATGAAGTTACCATAATAGGCTTTGAGGTGGTTAAGCGCTTTGAGGACGGAATCCCGCTCAAGTGGCTTAAGGGGTTAAACTACCGCGAACCTGAGGAGATAGCACGCCTCTACCTCGAAAACCAGGAAAAGCTGAACCTCAACAGGGAGGCTGACTTCATACTGCGCAGGATTTACAACGAGGGACTTGGAAGGGCTGTGAGGACATTCGGACCAAAGAGGGTGCAGAACGCGCTCCTGAAGGCTTATCACCAGCTCTATGCGGAAGGACTAATCTGA
- a CDS encoding Kae1-associated kinase Bud32, protein MKLIAQGAEAKIYEASFEEVFGVPLLKERVIVKHRIPKRYRIKEIDVKLRKERTVREARILHRAKEFGVNCPHVYEVDLGDMKLVMEYIEGQRLKELLESVPMEERLELCREVGRQIGKLHKAGIVHGDLTTSNMIFREGKVYLIDFGLADFDSTLEARGVDLHLLRRAMESTHYTWFERGFEAVLEGYAEVLGEEARKEVEEKMREIESRGRYRERSWIT, encoded by the coding sequence GTGAAGCTAATAGCCCAGGGGGCCGAGGCGAAGATATACGAGGCGAGCTTTGAGGAGGTCTTCGGCGTTCCCCTGCTCAAAGAAAGAGTCATCGTAAAGCACAGGATTCCGAAGAGGTATAGGATCAAGGAGATAGACGTGAAGCTGAGGAAGGAGAGAACCGTTAGGGAAGCGAGAATTCTCCACAGGGCAAAGGAGTTCGGCGTCAACTGTCCCCACGTTTACGAGGTTGACCTGGGGGACATGAAGCTCGTGATGGAGTACATAGAGGGACAGAGGCTCAAGGAGCTCCTTGAGAGCGTCCCGATGGAAGAGAGGCTTGAGCTGTGCCGCGAGGTCGGGAGGCAGATTGGGAAGTTACACAAGGCTGGAATAGTGCATGGAGATTTAACGACCTCGAACATGATATTCAGAGAGGGAAAAGTTTACCTGATAGACTTCGGTTTAGCTGACTTCGACTCGACCCTTGAAGCCAGGGGCGTTGACCTTCACCTCCTCAGGAGGGCGATGGAGAGCACCCACTACACCTGGTTCGAGAGGGGCTTTGAAGCCGTCCTTGAGGGCTATGCAGAGGTTCTCGGCGAGGAAGCCAGGAAAGAGGTCGAGGAGAAGATGAGGGAGATAGAGAGCAGGGGTAGGTACAGGGAGAGGAGCTGGATCACCTGA
- a CDS encoding phosphatase PAP2 family protein, whose amino-acid sequence MNRKPAVLGALTGFLLLILALQVMGLMDGVNTYVDAHLPASSSPGVRILTDTAEMVFFALIAIFFIILDIRERRHLSYTTLKFILSAVLVLMTVALLKALLQTPRPGEEELSLPLLLALKNVDYFAFPSGHTARASVLASYLQERFPRYAPLWWAYAVGIALTRLILRVHWFGDVLFSLLLGPWAYLLLDVTAPRWLLIYRKVVKSLRLEVFDVEQSP is encoded by the coding sequence ATGAACAGAAAACCAGCAGTTCTAGGTGCTCTAACTGGATTCCTGCTCCTTATCTTGGCCCTTCAGGTTATGGGCCTCATGGATGGGGTGAACACCTACGTGGATGCCCATCTTCCCGCTTCGTCTTCACCTGGGGTTAGAATCCTCACGGATACCGCGGAAATGGTGTTCTTTGCCCTTATTGCTATCTTCTTCATTATCCTCGACATTCGGGAGAGGAGGCACCTCTCGTACACGACCCTCAAGTTTATCCTCTCGGCGGTACTGGTCCTTATGACTGTCGCCCTCCTGAAGGCCCTTTTACAGACACCCCGACCTGGTGAGGAGGAGCTTTCGCTCCCCCTTCTCCTCGCCCTCAAGAACGTTGACTACTTTGCCTTCCCCTCGGGCCATACCGCTAGGGCCTCGGTTCTCGCTTCCTACCTTCAGGAACGCTTTCCAAGGTATGCCCCGCTCTGGTGGGCCTACGCCGTTGGAATCGCCCTTACGAGGCTTATTCTTCGTGTTCACTGGTTCGGTGACGTCCTGTTCAGCCTTCTGCTGGGCCCCTGGGCTTACCTGCTCCTAGACGTTACAGCGCCACGCTGGCTTCTGATTTACAGGAAGGTCGTAAAATCACTGAGGCTGGAGGTGTTTGACGTTGAACAGTCTCCTTGA
- a CDS encoding aromatic amino acid transport family protein translates to MPVSDGVERKKVPTSSGRYYSMRIAAQRRKKIMLIQGLRRKKGTHGLRTSPIRIEKAHITKGEVLAILVGTQIGAGVLGLPYAASKVGLIPALGVLMGVMFLMLWTAMIVLKFSAKMGGAQMSTAAQRVLGRAGGWLMYLSISLMSFGAVLAYVAGMGNVISSLFGVSDTVGAAVFWVLASIVVYKGLEASGKTELAMSFVMLFLFIAVTAMILPHAKLEKGLYVDLSGLWSITGVAIFALGCHTVIPDVYKGLGSYEETKKVVVWAFVIPTVIYAIFMATFLLVFGRDTPQMATQGLELLYGKLGWLIGNLIPLLAITTSYIGISLAQQSNNEEFVKLKRPVAWALTVIPPAIVYFAGVRNFADVLALAGDTGDMLAFIVLPILMLVVHKVKH, encoded by the coding sequence TTGCCGGTTTCAGATGGTGTTGAGAGAAAGAAGGTCCCAACCTCAAGCGGGCGGTACTATTCAATGAGGATAGCCGCCCAGCGCAGGAAGAAAATCATGCTCATTCAGGGCCTCAGGCGGAAAAAGGGAACCCACGGGCTGAGGACAAGCCCGATAAGGATTGAGAAAGCACACATAACGAAGGGAGAAGTGCTGGCTATACTCGTTGGAACGCAGATAGGAGCCGGGGTTCTTGGACTGCCGTACGCCGCCAGCAAGGTCGGCCTTATACCCGCGCTCGGAGTCCTCATGGGGGTCATGTTCCTGATGCTCTGGACTGCGATGATCGTCCTTAAGTTCTCCGCCAAAATGGGCGGGGCGCAGATGAGCACAGCGGCCCAGAGGGTCCTCGGAAGGGCCGGCGGCTGGCTCATGTACCTCAGCATATCCCTAATGAGCTTCGGTGCGGTGCTTGCCTACGTAGCAGGTATGGGGAACGTAATTTCAAGCCTGTTTGGAGTGAGCGATACGGTGGGAGCGGCAGTATTCTGGGTTCTGGCTTCAATAGTCGTCTACAAAGGCCTAGAGGCGAGCGGAAAGACCGAGCTGGCCATGAGCTTCGTCATGCTCTTCCTCTTCATAGCGGTGACGGCAATGATACTGCCCCATGCGAAGCTTGAGAAGGGTCTCTACGTTGACCTCTCGGGCCTGTGGAGCATCACTGGTGTTGCAATCTTCGCCCTCGGCTGCCACACGGTCATTCCTGACGTTTACAAGGGGCTGGGAAGCTACGAGGAGACCAAAAAGGTAGTGGTGTGGGCCTTCGTAATCCCGACGGTAATCTACGCGATATTCATGGCGACCTTCCTGCTCGTCTTCGGAAGGGATACACCACAGATGGCTACCCAGGGCCTGGAACTCCTCTACGGAAAGTTGGGATGGCTCATCGGAAACCTGATACCGCTCCTCGCCATAACAACAAGCTACATCGGCATCTCGCTGGCCCAGCAGAGCAACAACGAGGAGTTCGTTAAGCTCAAGAGACCCGTTGCGTGGGCTCTGACTGTAATACCCCCGGCCATCGTCTACTTCGCAGGCGTCAGAAACTTCGCCGACGTTCTTGCCCTCGCGGGGGACACGGGAGACATGCTCGCCTTCATAGTGCTCCCAATCCTGATGCTGGTGGTTCACAAAGTAAAGCACTAA
- a CDS encoding YiiX/YebB-like N1pC/P60 family cysteine hydrolase, translating to MNVIDDQLHGGIEMKRAAGILTAIVFVMALFMHPVAASSSKGDANYYHPYPTNIIPGDIVIGHNPVSSIVIPGYWTHTGIVAYYDDYAGDWVVIEAWDDPSAVRMVYLRDFMKRYDTFAVLRVATTDDIRWNAVVFAYYQLGKPYDWGWYTKEVYGDSYYCSELVWAAYMAASGGTVDLDANPGWTLKYLNGVAPQEIYDDDDTYVVYYDSA from the coding sequence ATGAACGTTATTGATGATCAACTGCATGGGGGAATTGAGATGAAGAGAGCAGCTGGAATCCTGACAGCCATTGTTTTTGTAATGGCCCTCTTTATGCACCCCGTAGCTGCAAGCAGTAGCAAGGGAGATGCCAACTACTACCACCCGTACCCAACAAACATAATACCGGGAGATATCGTCATTGGCCACAACCCGGTTAGCTCAATAGTTATCCCCGGCTACTGGACCCACACGGGGATCGTTGCCTACTATGACGATTACGCCGGCGACTGGGTCGTCATAGAAGCCTGGGACGACCCGAGCGCAGTAAGGATGGTGTATCTAAGAGACTTCATGAAGAGGTATGACACCTTCGCAGTCCTCCGCGTTGCAACAACCGACGACATCAGGTGGAACGCTGTCGTTTTCGCCTATTACCAGCTCGGAAAACCCTATGACTGGGGATGGTACACAAAAGAGGTCTACGGCGACTCCTACTACTGCTCCGAACTTGTCTGGGCCGCGTACATGGCGGCCAGCGGGGGCACCGTTGACCTCGATGCCAACCCCGGATGGACGCTTAAATATCTCAACGGCGTCGCCCCTCAGGAAATCTACGACGACGATGACACCTATGTCGTCTACTACGACTCTGCATAA
- a CDS encoding molybdopterin-dependent oxidoreductase, whose amino-acid sequence MPKFSVCMRDCYDTCSMLSEFRDGKLSVRGNPEHPITAGFLCPKGALLPKWFHYPERLKNPLIRIGERGSEEFREVSWDKAINIIANKLRETIEEYGSESVLVYQYAGDRGVVNYAFPLRLFHYLNTAMLDYGICDRAGQEALRDVYGTAVGLDPEDLRKQKLIVYWGVNPFWTNLHGFMLAKRYGLETWTVDVVRTETAKRSHRFFQIKPETDVLFALGIAKLIIENELYERDFIRENVYGFEEFKNYVKRLSLNYVVKKTGLPLEEIENFAFGFAEKRGVIHIGYGFQRSLSGGEAVRAIAILPALVGHPFGFIYDMKTIDKSYAEGEFLRTKPVKRIPQMKLAEYIEKGEIKFLYIYNSNPLASLPNQDRIRKALKESDVFVVTHDIFLTDTALYSDVVLPANTFFERPDIADSYYHRYVALNEPVVRLYGKSNSEVTRLLAKALGIENPYLYESDEEVIRKILELNGLSWDELRRKGFIRVPEKPRRWETPSGKIEFYSQRAVERGLSPFPEYRKREGKYPLKLLTPTYRMTITSQYHNTYGMIDPNLYMNPADAEERGIKDGDDVEVFNDRGRITTTVKLTENVPRGVVLLYKAFWIRLLGWNANFLTADETVEGYGNGSAYHSTWVDVRKAK is encoded by the coding sequence ATGCCGAAGTTCAGCGTCTGCATGCGGGACTGCTACGACACCTGTTCAATGTTGAGCGAGTTCAGGGACGGAAAGTTATCAGTGAGGGGAAATCCAGAGCACCCGATAACAGCCGGCTTCCTCTGCCCCAAGGGTGCTCTCCTGCCGAAGTGGTTCCACTATCCTGAGAGACTGAAAAACCCCCTGATACGCATCGGAGAGAGAGGAAGTGAGGAGTTCAGAGAAGTAAGCTGGGACAAGGCAATAAACATCATAGCCAATAAGCTCAGGGAAACGATAGAAGAGTATGGAAGCGAGAGTGTCCTCGTTTATCAGTACGCCGGTGACAGGGGCGTTGTAAATTATGCCTTTCCGCTGAGGCTCTTCCACTATCTCAATACCGCCATGCTCGACTATGGAATATGCGATAGGGCGGGACAGGAAGCACTTAGGGATGTCTATGGGACCGCCGTGGGTCTAGACCCGGAGGATCTGAGGAAGCAGAAGCTAATAGTCTACTGGGGCGTCAACCCTTTCTGGACCAACCTTCACGGCTTCATGCTGGCAAAGCGCTACGGCCTTGAGACTTGGACAGTGGATGTGGTAAGAACTGAAACAGCCAAGCGCTCTCATAGGTTTTTCCAGATAAAGCCCGAGACAGATGTCCTCTTCGCGCTGGGCATTGCAAAGCTGATAATCGAGAACGAGCTCTATGAGAGAGACTTTATAAGGGAAAACGTCTACGGCTTTGAAGAATTCAAGAATTATGTAAAAAGACTATCACTCAATTATGTGGTTAAAAAAACAGGACTTCCGCTTGAAGAGATTGAAAACTTTGCCTTCGGTTTCGCCGAGAAGAGGGGGGTAATCCACATAGGCTACGGCTTCCAGCGCTCCCTCTCTGGCGGTGAAGCTGTAAGGGCGATAGCTATTCTTCCTGCGCTCGTCGGCCACCCCTTTGGCTTTATCTACGACATGAAGACGATAGACAAGAGCTACGCTGAAGGAGAATTTCTCAGAACCAAGCCTGTCAAAAGGATTCCCCAGATGAAGCTGGCTGAGTACATTGAGAAGGGTGAGATAAAGTTCCTCTACATCTACAACTCGAATCCGCTCGCGAGCCTGCCAAACCAGGACCGGATCAGGAAAGCTCTAAAGGAGAGCGACGTTTTCGTGGTTACTCACGACATTTTTTTGACCGACACTGCTCTCTACTCTGACGTTGTTCTTCCTGCGAACACGTTCTTCGAGCGGCCCGACATAGCTGACAGCTACTACCACCGCTACGTTGCCTTGAACGAGCCAGTTGTGAGGCTATACGGCAAGTCCAACAGTGAAGTAACGAGGCTACTCGCAAAGGCTCTCGGTATCGAGAACCCCTATCTTTACGAGAGCGACGAAGAAGTGATAAGGAAAATCCTCGAACTCAACGGCCTGAGCTGGGATGAGCTGAGGAGAAAGGGCTTTATCAGAGTTCCTGAAAAGCCACGCAGATGGGAGACGCCGAGCGGAAAGATAGAGTTCTACTCCCAGCGAGCCGTTGAGCGCGGTCTCTCTCCGTTCCCGGAGTACAGGAAGAGGGAAGGCAAGTATCCCCTAAAGCTCCTAACGCCTACCTACCGCATGACGATAACGAGCCAGTATCACAACACCTACGGGATGATTGACCCCAACCTCTACATGAACCCCGCCGACGCTGAGGAGAGGGGAATAAAGGACGGCGACGATGTTGAGGTCTTCAACGACAGGGGGAGGATAACGACCACCGTAAAGCTCACCGAGAATGTGCCGAGGGGAGTCGTCCTCCTCTACAAGGCCTTCTGGATTAGGCTCCTCGGATGGAATGCAAACTTCCTTACTGCAGACGAGACTGTTGAGGGCTACGGAAACGGCTCGGCGTACCATTCGACGTGGGTGGATGTAAGAAAAGCGAAGTAA
- the cobB gene encoding NAD-dependent protein deacetylase: protein MLGHAAKLLARARFAIAFTGAGISAESGIPTFRGRNGLWKTYRAEELATPEAFKRDPHLVWEFYKWRMRKILEAEPNPAHKALAELENMGVLKAVITQNVDDLHREAGSRKVVELHGNIFRVRCVSCSYRENLKESGRVFEFVREKELPKCPKCGSLLRPDVVWFGEPLPREALEEAFSLAERADVVLVIGTSGVVYPAAYIPYIVKERGGKVIEINVERSGITPIADVFIRGKAGEVMPKLLERVKDILASGNHYG, encoded by the coding sequence ATGCTGGGGCATGCTGCAAAGCTCCTTGCAAGGGCGAGGTTTGCCATAGCCTTTACTGGAGCCGGCATAAGCGCTGAAAGCGGCATTCCAACGTTCCGCGGCAGGAACGGCCTCTGGAAGACGTACCGAGCCGAAGAACTCGCCACACCAGAGGCTTTTAAGAGGGACCCGCACCTCGTCTGGGAGTTCTACAAATGGAGGATGAGGAAGATTCTGGAGGCGGAGCCAAATCCCGCTCATAAGGCCCTTGCAGAGCTTGAAAATATGGGCGTCCTCAAAGCGGTGATAACCCAGAACGTTGACGACCTCCACAGGGAAGCTGGGAGCAGAAAGGTAGTCGAGCTTCACGGCAACATCTTCCGCGTCAGGTGCGTTTCATGTTCCTACCGGGAGAACCTAAAAGAGAGTGGCAGGGTCTTCGAGTTCGTCCGGGAAAAAGAGCTGCCCAAATGCCCGAAGTGCGGCTCCCTTTTGAGGCCCGACGTTGTGTGGTTCGGCGAGCCTCTGCCGAGGGAAGCGCTTGAGGAGGCGTTCTCCCTGGCTGAGCGTGCCGACGTCGTTCTCGTGATAGGGACGAGCGGCGTCGTTTATCCAGCGGCGTACATCCCCTACATCGTAAAGGAGCGCGGTGGGAAGGTCATCGAGATCAACGTTGAAAGGAGCGGGATAACCCCAATAGCGGATGTTTTCATCAGGGGAAAGGCCGGCGAGGTCATGCCCAAGCTTCTAGAGCGGGTTAAAGACATCTTAGCAAGCGGGAATCACTACGGTTAA